The segment GATAAAGTGGACAATCACccaactccaaatgaatgctaatgtcgCTCCACGTCTGTTAAcctaaaaactaaaatctaCTACAATGATCCTCTTAATAACTTTAACAAAACATGTGCATGTAACAAAAACAGGATTGCTGCCATTTTACATTCtcaatttgcaaaaaaaaaaatctacttcACGAAATTCCAGCAATGGCGGTTTCTGACATCCATTAAATCTGGTTAATGAGTGTAAATGTTGCGTGTAAAAGGTCTACACTGCAGATGAATTGAGAGTGCCGACATGTTGAACTCAAGTAGACCCTATACAGAGGTCAACAAGTCGCCATTCTCCCAACAAGAGGTTAAATGGCTAATTTGCCAATGGTCAACACCCAGGGTACAAATCAGGGTTCCTCATTAggacctttttttcctctcgGTCAGTTAAACCCGATGTAAACCCGGATATAAACAGCTTCTAATCTTTAACACATATTTAGTTACGCATTTGCTCACTGTTTTAGATTTATTTCTGGtatcttttaacttttaattacACTATGACCACAACTCACACTGTGTTACTATGTACAGTACTGATGGTGTATTGTATGTTTAGAATGAAACAATCACTATAGCCAGAGAAGTGTCATTTAcctaaattattttttaaccatgatctcaaaagaaacaataaataattgatCTTAACCCTCACCTTTGTCCGGATCAGCTATTGATACTGTTACtgataattgtgtgtttttaaaacattttacatttgggACAGTATGTAAGATCTAGCGGCATCTAGTGGCAATATTGCAGATTGTGGCAATGTTGCAGACTGACCTTTTTTTATGTGTGCCAAGCGGGTAGAAAAAATACAGTGGTCTACGCAAGTGTGCTGGCTATTtatagagccagtgtttggtttgtccaatCCGGGCTACTGTAGGAACATGGCTGACTCCGTGAAGAGGACCCActttgtatttataatataaatggcttattgtaaaacacacacacacgcacacacacacacacaaattgtaaaatatatatatatttttttaaagaagattgTTATTTGCATGTGATTATATGCTtaagaaaacatacttaataATATGCTATCCCTTTTCTGTCAGTAGATGCTACACGCAAAGTTTTTACTGTTCGATACATTTTCCTTTAGATTTGAAAGAACTGTGCCTGAAGACTGTGTAAGTACTTTGATTTATTCCGGTCAGATTCAGTGgaatttaagtatttattacGACTATATTGCTCTTTGAGTCATTGGCATCAAGAAATTGAAACAAATGCATAATTTTCCTTCAGTAAACAcggtttttttatttggttcGGTAGCAAAAACAGCACCTCAGGACAACAGTATGATGCGGGCAGCCTCCTAAGGGGTCGAACAGTTTCAGTCACAGGACACGCACAGGGAAGACATGCACTACTGTAGCAGGCCATTTTTTTAAGACACTGTTGACCAACAATGCTGGAGCACTGTTTCAGTACGTTCACATTCCTTTGACAACACCACTGTCTATGCATCACTGTGTTGAAGGAAACAGCCCTTTGTGAATGGAATTGCTGTTGCATAGATTTCAAGGGagtgttatatattttttatatatatatatatatatatatatatatatatatatatatatatatatatacttttccaTTTTTTATCTAACTTTCTGTGACAAAACTACTTTTTTTAGTTCAGAcaatcagacatcagacatacaaaataaattcttTGGTCCCTTTCAGATCTTTGGTAGTGTTAGGATCATTTATTGCTTCATGGAAATGTTTGGTGCCGTTGGAGAGTGGCTGGCAAGCGTACTTCATAGTTGGGGGGTACAGGAGGGGGGTTGAACTGTAAGTATAAAACTACCAGACAGGCAGAGGAGATAATAGCAGACAGGTAGCTACACCTTTAAACCTGACAGCTCAATCCTCAATGACCTCAGAGGACTCGGACACCACTCTGCCGTCCCGGGTCTCGATCATCTTGATAACAACGTTCTTCTTGCTCTGGCTGGTGCTGTAGCTGCCGCCGCCGGTGCTGCCGCTGCTGAATCCGGCGCCGCTGCTgtagccgccgccgccaccgccgctgCTGTAACCGCCGCCGCTGCTGTAACCGCCGCCGCTGCTGTAACCGCCGCTCATGCTACCACCGCTCATGCCCCCGCCGTATCCACCTCCATAGCCGCCGCTGAAACCGCTGGAGTAGCCGCTTGAGTAGCTGCTCTTTTCCATGGGGAAACCACCGTAACTTGCTGTTGAGAGAAGGGAGGCAAGAGAAAACAGTCAGATGGGGGAAAACTGACaaagaaatgtaacaaaatCCAATCAATGATGTCCGGTAGTCGTGACTTCAGTCAGGGATGGCGAAGGATGACGACGATGACTTACTGCTCTGTTGGGAAATGTTGATGGACTTGATGCCAGTCGCCagcctgtcctcctctccttccagcAGTTTCCTGTAGGTCGCGATCTCAATGTCCAGAGCCAGCTTGACGTTCATCAGGTCTTGGTACTCTCTGATCTGGCGGGCCATGTCCTGCTTGGCTCTCTGCAGGGCTTCTTCCAGGTCCCTGATGCGGGCCTTGGCGTCCTTCACTGCCATCTCCCCGCGCTCCTCTGCCTCGGCGATCTGGGCCTCCAGGTTGGCACgctgggaggaagaaaagggcCCCGCCAGAAAAATAAGGCTTTGTCCACTCTTCTGATTGTTAAATGACAATAACAAACTATATATGATGGCTCCCGTACCATGGCGCCGAAAACACGTTTTGCTTACCTGTCCCTTGATGGAATCAATCTCTGATGTCAGTCGCTGGATCATGCGATTGAGGTCTGAGATCTCTGTCTTGGTGGACCTGAGGTCATCTCCGTATCTGCTGGCGGACGTCTGCATCTCCTCAtactaaacaaaaaacaataccaGACATTACAAACTGGAAACCCAATCGACCAGAAAACCGCATGTGCTGATTCATGAACTGATGAATGCTACTAAGCTTTCTTTCAGTATACATTTAACCGATACACGGGGCAACTAAGGTTTACAACACCTCTCTCGATAAAGAAATGACGGAAACACGTACATAAGAAGACTTCAAAAGGAGCTCTCATTCACCTTGCTTTTGTACCACGTCTCCGCCTCGGCGCGGCTGCGGTTGGCAATGTCCTCATACTGGGCCTTGACTTCAGCCACAATTGAGTCCATGTCCAGGTTGCGGCTGTTGTCCATCTCCACGATGACTGAAGTGTCCTTGATCTGTCCCTGGAGCTCACGAAGCTCCTGAAGAAGTACAAAGAGAGAGATTGGTAAACCCCAGCTCATCAAAGAAGCCCATCCGGCAAGTGTGCGTCAAGGGTCGGCATGGGAGACGAGTCAAGACGATTTATTTTGTACCGTACCTCCTCATAGATCGACCTGAGGAAGTTGATCTCATCTGTCAGACTCTCCAGCTTGGCCTCCAGCTCAACCTTATTCATGTAGGCCTCATCGACATCCTGGGATACAAGTTGTGTTAGAATGGGACATCACAAAGAACCCTTCAGAAGAGAGGTCAAATTTGACAACTCAAAGGCAAGTTGATAAATGCTGACGCTGACCTTCTTGATGAGGACAAAGTCGTTCTCGCACTCTGTGCGCTTGTTGATCTCATCTTCATACCTGAGAGGGGAAAACCATACAGTTCATGGTTAGATGTTGAATGTTTATAAAGAGTCTTATCTCTTGCTTGTGTTTGGTTTATATGCCAATGCAACACTAGGAGGCGCCAGCAGTCTATCTCTTGAACTCCTTTGGGATATTTGCCTTTAACAAAGTGGGTTGACCCAGGGCCAAGTCTGAGAGGCAATATGGGCGTCTCTCCCTGTAGGGACCCCCCTCGGAATTCAGCTGATACACTTCATTTGTCTCTGGACAACTGGCCAATACGTATGGCACTATCGTAGCTGTTTGTGTTCGAGCATTATAATTGCATGTAAAGCTTTGCAAACTTCTACCTTCGGtcacatgtaatgtaatgcaatgggTGTTTGGAACATGCCTCGTCAGTGATGTAattccctacaggttctgtatGACGCAAGACAATGGACAGATGTAGGGAGTAGTCCACAAAAAGAGAAGCTTAGTGTGCTGCAAGGCTAGTCTCGAAGCACAACTGTAGCTGTATTTGATTAATAAATGAAGATTCTAGGCATTTGGAAAATTCCTCGAGTGCAACCTAAATGAAAAAGGTGAATCCTAGATAAACAGTGTGCAAGCCAGATTCTGCATGGAAGAGTTTGTTTCTTAAGACCTGCGTGGCCCCCTTCCACACTCACTTGTTCTTGAAGTCCTCCACCAGGCCCTGCATGTTGTGCAGGTCGGCCTCCAGCTTCATCTTGTCGTTGCCCAGGCCGTCGAGCTGCCTGCGCAGGTTTGAGATGTAGGCCTCGAACATGGCGTCGATGTTGGAGCGGGTGGTGGTCTGTCCCTGCAGCAGGTTCCACTTGGTCTCCAGCATCTTGTTCTGCTGCTCCAAGAAGCGAACCTGACGCGTGGAAAAAGAAGGGGAGTATGTCATTATGAGTTGTGAGAAAGCAACCAATCCAAAAGGAAAATCAGCCTCTTACATGCTTGGTTACGGTGGTAACGAGTATGTAAAGACGGAGTCATCAGTTGTAAATTATTATGAAAAGGTATGATGTAAATGCTCCATCAAAACAACATCACCATCCCAAATACTCAAGCATCAGGATCAACCTCACCTTTCCTCCTGGTCACCATCCCCAGTCATTGTTGTTCTTATCTAACTTTGGAGCTTTGTAAGTTGCTGTTGGCTGAGTTTCAGAATGGCTGGGCTTTTCCAACGGAAGGCCTGACCTATGTGCATCCTGACAGGAGGCACAgcgggtggggtggggtggtgtgatgtgatgtgtgtgtgtgtgtgtgtgtgtagggggggcaAGACGAGGTCTGGCAAAAGCAGCTGATGGATGAACAGGGCCAGTTAATACTTCTCCCGCATGTCTTCCTGTTTTTGTAAAGCGAAGTTTGTCGCCAAATAGGGAAAACCCAGAGAGAGAACGGGGGTGGTGAAGGGAAGTCGCATCCGCAGGCAGATGCCGGAAGGTAAATATTTAACCGTGTTATCGAGGTGATGATTAAGGCAGAACAGAGAATGGaatggaggtgggggggggggggggggagtttgcATATTTGTGAActatggaaaaaaataaaagcacggTTGTGAGTGGACCCTGATCTGACACATTGCACCCGACAGGTGAGATCCAACCAAGAACTTCTTGATTTGAACCGGAGTGAACGCAGATAATTAAGGGCCTTTAAATGGATTGCCATGGCGATATAGCAGTTGACAGAAGGGCAGAAGTTCATCCGCTCTGCGTCGAAGCATGCAAAACCCACTTTATCTTCCTTTATTTAATCGTTGCGATGGTAGAGGGAGAGCTGATACGTAGCCAGTCAGCTGACGTTGACTGGAACATgaaacctttttaaatattaacccACTGCCGAGGcctcagaggacacacacacacacacaaactgctgaGTATTTTAGCTGATTTGAATGAGTAAGTCAACAAACTCCCAATGAACACTCCTTTTTCTAATGCGTCGGCGTGAAagaagattgtgtgtgtgtttgggaaggGGTGGGGGCCACCAGGGCAGCACAAAGAGCCACACCCCAGCGGAGGGAGGGATCATTTCCAAGGTAACTCGTATCACAAgtcttcgctctctctctctccctccctttgtATTTGTCTTTCCCAGTCTCTCCCTTTCTGCAAGTCTGTTTTTCATCACTATAAAAGGGCAGCTTTGAGCGATGGCATATTTCATTTTGTCGGCCTTTGTGGGAGGTGACAAACTTTTTCCAGCGCTGGCAAATAGCGAATAAATAAGCATTGCAAGACATGTGGCCAACATATGGACATCTGTATCAAATAACAGCATAACAGTGTCTCGGCAGCTGGAGAGAAACATTCAAACTTTTTGGACTACACCGTGACCGAGCTTTCCAACCACCCAAAGCAAGTTCTGTCCGTATGCACAGAAACCCACATTTCTTTGACACGCTCCTGTATCAAGCTCTTACCTTGTCAATGAAGGAAGCGAAGCGGTTGTTGAGGGTCTTgatctgctccttctcctgggTGCGGACGACTTGGATGTTGGGGTCAATCTCAAGGTTCAGGGGGGCCAACAGGCTCCTGTTCACACTCACGGCGGTGATAGGGGCCTGACCGCCCATGCCACCGCCGTAGCCCATACCCATGCCTGATGCACCCATGCCACCGCTGAAGCCCATGCCCATGCCACtgcctccgccgccgccgcccatGCTTGAGTTCAGACCATAGGCAGAGGAGCTGGTGATGCCCCCGAAGCCCCTGTTGCCTCCTCCATAGGAACTCTTGACGTTGTAGCTCCTGCGGCTGCTGATGCCGCCCGATCCGGAGTAGGAGTTGCTGCTGAAGTTTCGTGGGGCGCTGGAACTCCTCACGCTGTAGCTGCTGCTCTTGTAACTGGTCATTCTGAAATTTGGAGGAGTTTCTTGTGGATGAGTCTGGGAAGGTCAGACTGCAATGGCTCGGTTGGAAATGCAGGCAgggcaggcaggcagagggAAAGAGACCAGAGTGGATAGAAGGGAGAAGAACCTACTGAGGAGTTTTAAAGCCTGTGGCTGTGGGAGGGGACTGTGCAGAGCTGCCATTGGCCTGTGCGTctgggtgagagagggaggcagggcTGTAACATTACACTTCTATGACACAAGGTCCAGTTAGTCAAAACCATTACCTGGTCTCTCTACAGGCTTCTCTGTGTTGTTAGAGAAAACCTGGACTTCTGAGAGGATTGTCGAGTGGTTTTATTTCTTTGATCTCTTGtttgcttgagtgtgtgtgtccaagaaAAGCTGCTCAAAAAACGCCAACAGCTGATTCAACAGGTCtctagaaaatataaataatatgtattcTGCAGCTTTGTATCAGAAaaaacgttgtgtgtgtgtgtgtgaatgtggggCGGTACTTACCTCTGATTATCTCTTAACAATCAACAATTATAGTACAATTACAGACACATCTGTTCTgctactattttatttttctttcaccatCCTTGCTATTAGTTTGACAGTCCCTAGAACATTAAACTAATTTCCAAATGTATCATTTGTCACTTTATCTATTACTGTCTACTACTCTACCATATACTATTCTATTTTATATACTCacttttttacattatatttcattgtTACATTTTGGCTGCAGcacttttttattacttttctaATTTTCTAATATGTATGAGCATTGTTGGAGGGAGCCTGAATGTCATTACCCTCCCCAACCGTTTTTTACAAATTGTCGTTTAAgtaattaattttttaaaaattgcaaAAGGATCGTCATGCAGCCCGTTCTCACTTCCAACTCTTCACATATTGTTGCTTGGTCACTGGCCCTACCAGAAGAGccaagccaatgcggaagtgtcttaaaacttgcaatacctctactgaccagcagggggcgactcctctggttctaaaaagaagtctggttgtatag is part of the Cyclopterus lumpus isolate fCycLum1 chromosome 7, fCycLum1.pri, whole genome shotgun sequence genome and harbors:
- the LOC117733380 gene encoding intermediate filament protein ON3-like, which gives rise to MTSYKSSSYSVRSSSAPRNFSSNSYSGSGGISSRRSYNVKSSYGGGNRGFGGITSSSAYGLNSSMGGGGGGSGMGMGFSGGMGASGMGMGYGGGMGGQAPITAVSVNRSLLAPLNLEIDPNIQVVRTQEKEQIKTLNNRFASFIDKVRFLEQQNKMLETKWNLLQGQTTTRSNIDAMFEAYISNLRRQLDGLGNDKMKLEADLHNMQGLVEDFKNKYEDEINKRTECENDFVLIKKDVDEAYMNKVELEAKLESLTDEINFLRSIYEEELRELQGQIKDTSVIVEMDNSRNLDMDSIVAEVKAQYEDIANRSRAEAETWYKSKYEEMQTSASRYGDDLRSTKTEISDLNRMIQRLTSEIDSIKGQRANLEAQIAEAEERGEMAVKDAKARIRDLEEALQRAKQDMARQIREYQDLMNVKLALDIEIATYRKLLEGEEDRLATGIKSINISQQSTSYGGFPMEKSSYSSGYSSGFSGGYGGGYGGGMSGGSMSGGYSSGGGYSSGGGYSSGGGGGGYSSGAGFSSGSTGGGSYSTSQSKKNVVIKMIETRDGRVVSESSEVIED